The following are from one region of the Arachis duranensis cultivar V14167 chromosome 10, aradu.V14167.gnm2.J7QH, whole genome shotgun sequence genome:
- the LOC107469262 gene encoding uncharacterized protein LOC107469262, with protein sequence MKPESKRKSDEAHTYSHEKPSCFDSFAEMSNALLNSDITIRNQSSPNILGSATNQDPNSIQSLSKDCYDFNNLWKTLNYIEKKTAKRIIVVKRVDKKKEKKMKRKKEKEEFQIIKFLTMNPKKPFESIVRVKGGNRKEQNSEKNSDNQFGLEEFIDAVNHGGFHLRTRIHLKNKNTQQKNQNTNKFG encoded by the exons ATGAAACCAGAATCGAAAAGAAAGAGTGACGAAGCCCACACTTATAGCCATGAAAAACCTTCATGCTTTGATAGTTTTGCTGAAATGTCAAACGCTCTGTTAAATTCTGATATCACCATAAGAAACCAAAGTTCTCCCAATATTCTTGGTTCTGCAACTAATCAAGATCctaattcaattcaatctctctcaaaag ATTGCTACGACTTTAATAATTTATGGAAGACATTGAATTACATAGAGAAGAAGACTGCAAAACGCATAATCGTCGTTAAGAGGGttgataagaaaaaagaaaagaaaatgaagaggaagaaggagaaggaggaatttcaaataataaaattcttgaCAATGAACCCAAAGAAGCCGTTTGAAAGCATTGTAAGAGTAAAAGGTGGAAACAGAAAGGAGCAAAATTCAGAGAAAAACTCAGATAATCAATTTGGCTTGGAAGAGTTTATTGATGCTGTAAATCATGGAGGCTTTCATCTTAGAACAAGGATTCATCTTAAGAATAAGAATACCCAACAAAAGAACCAAAACACAAATAAATTTGGTTAG